In Podospora pseudopauciseta strain CBS 411.78 chromosome 3, whole genome shotgun sequence, one genomic interval encodes:
- a CDS encoding hypothetical protein (EggNog:ENOG503NV0F; COG:G), whose translation MKLSTSRLAAFSSALLLEGALAATSGNFDVLTINVAGLPAILNDNGVPGDKAANAAAMGAKFSEYGIDVVQLQEDFNYHAHIYRTNTHPHRTATSGGVPFGSGLNTVSYLPWVDFRRIKWNKCSDASQSDCLTPKGFTFMRVAISSDSSTAAYVDFYNLHADAGVEPGDLTARNDNVKQVVDYIATWSKGNAVVVAGDFNSRYTRTGDTGIWGLLASENPSGPRLKDAWVELLYNNVIPQSPSSCANPAANDLCEIVDKVFYRASPLLNLQATDVRYDTLRFLQADGNILTDHNPVLVNYTWSSGASLRQSSLFGGPHGTWFSDVPVLAGTNKPKTATITFRGGSRLDSVGLTLTDGTIFAHGGTGGSVVSLALGETEYWTQAELCSGQRNGQTRNFYIRAVTSSGRSLTAGSATSSCQTFTAPSGWQIVGFVGQDGSEVDQLAFVYAPR comes from the exons ATGAAGCTGTCCACATCAAGACTCGCGGCGTTCTCGTCAGCGTTGCTGCTAGAGGGTGCCCTCGCGGCCACGTCGGGCAACTTTGACGTCCTGACCATCAATGTGGCCGGCCTCCCGGCCATCCTCAACGACAATGGTGTTCCCGGCGACAAGGCAGCCAACGCGGCGGCCATGGGTGCAAAGTTCTCCGAGTATGGGATCGACGTCGTGCAGCTGCAAGAG GACTTCAACTACCACGCTCACATCTACCGGACCAACACGCATCCGCACAGGACTGCCACATCGGGCGGTGTTCCGTTTGGTTCGGGTCTCAACACCGTGTCCTACCTTCCCTGGGTTGACTTTCGGCGTATCAAGTGGAACAAATGCTCCGATGCGAGCCAGTCCGATTGTCTGACGCCGAAAGGCTTCACCTTCATGCGTGTGGCCATCTCATCCGACAGCTCCACTGCGGCCTATGTTGATTTCTACAATCTCCACGCCGACGCCGGTGTCGAGCCTGGTGATCTTACTGCCCGAAACGACAACGTGAAGCAGGTGGTTGACTACATCGCCACGTGGAGCAAGGGCAATGCTGTCGTTGTGGCTGGTGACTTCAACAGCCGCTACACTCGGACAGGCGACACGGGCATCTGGGGTTTGCTCGCCAGCGAGAATCCTTCCGGCCCCCGACTCAAGGATGCCTGGGTTGAGCTCCTCTACAATAACGTCATTCCCCAGTCCCCCAGCTCATGCGCCAACCCCGCTGCCAACGACCTGTGTGAAATCGTGGACAAGGTCTTTTACCGGGCTAGCCcgctcctcaacctccaggCCACCGACGTCCGCTACGATACTTTGCGGTTCCTTCAGGCCGACGGCAACATCCTGACAGATCACAACCCCGTCCTTGTCAACTACACCTGGTCCTCTGGAGCGTCCCTTCGTCAGAGCAGCTTGTTCGGCGGTCCCCACGGCACCTGGTTCAGCGATGTCCCTGTCCTTGCCGGGACCAACAAGCCAAAGACGGCAACCATCACCTTCCGAGGAGGATCCCGTCTTGATAGCGTCGGACTGACACTGACAGACGGCACCATATTCGCCCACGGCGGCACCGGCGGGAGTGTTGTTTCTCTCGCCCTGGGAGAGACCGAATACTGGACCCAGGCCGAGCTCTGCAGTGGCCAACGTAACGGACAAACTCGCAACTTTTATATCCGAGCTGTGACTTCTTCGGGGCGCAGTCTCACAGCGGGCTCGGCGACCAGTTCCTGCCAAACATTCACGGCTCCAAGCGGGTGGCAGATTGTCGGGTTTGTTGGGCAGGACGGAAGTGAAGTGGATCAGTTGGCGTTTGTGTATGCGCCACGATGA
- the BUD5 gene encoding Ras guanine nucleotide exchange factor bud5 (COG:T; EggNog:ENOG503NVMK) → MAMLNSQPARSSLQVAPLAIQKTRSNGSSVADSSDPYSQSQITPPATPNGSQEDLYTQAQEHVQMEIEMANEPPVFHNFLRAFYPFQPENIVNDSTVTLPLNEGDVVLVHSIHTNGWADGTLLVNGARGWLPTNYCEAYDPDEMRSLLKALLNFWDMMRATCGNDSEMFGNQEFMKGIIAGVRYLLRTHCLTRESPLVQQYDGLRRNRKSLLSELSCLVKTARRLHDAQRMGNVEEVNEVVDEMILRAFKIVTKGVRFLDVLEEERRPLVPTIAAITAAEDNQVPPTPPAESSNFAAGYGPAADAGSRAEDDGETAERAQYAASDVARSLTPAENRLSSVCTQNTNARRLSQVGPLQIHRPSSTLSHRLSIAGPSPLAHSQNLVSEKLNACHDIFLSHLGSFIGRLHLQSQSRPSLARAVKQSATSGGQLLVVVDVVCTHNAAVIDVLEQSRAAMYDRIQELVHTARDILANATLDMEEDVIVPQDNGRLLGAATGCVKATGECVAKTKWVIERIGDFEFEFDNGSLGVNFDLSALTLVREEKDSKYCPSESASIAGSTVSETPTASTAISVTSSAPVPSVVLSIDKPLPDVPQVTSPITEQPVSHPLPSDSRPQSLPMRDRASSVVQTASYNRADLPPLPRISTASLPMDTYSPLEPSSTNGSDFRSFRSESMTASSSGSGSTYLSRHSESSILSQTSTRATTPDSTQAPRNQPSFSDLSTTETTSQAEEVDDVESRLIEKTFAHELVFNKEGQVTGGSLPALVERLTTHESTPDAMFVSTFYLTFRLFCTPTALTQALVERFDYVGESSTIAAPVRLRTYNVFKGWLESHWREETDREALDLIKEFAQVKLAAILPSAAKRLLDLAEKVSVVDGALVPRFVSSMGKSGATGTHYIPAETPVPAPAMTRSQTNALTAWKAGGSCPSILDFDPLEIARQLTIKQMSLFCSILPEELLGSKWTKLAGVGAPNVKAMSAFTTGLSNLVADTILQYDEVKKRALVIKHWIKIASQCSSLHNYDALMAITCALTDTSIKRLKMTWDTVSVRRKEMLKSLQSTVDFNQNYKALRARLHDRVPPCLPFLGMFLTDLTFVDVGNPATKTSDTGLVVINFDKHTRTAKSIGELQRFQIPYRLTEVADLQEWLSSQIDRVREKDKAGANTQASHYRKSLLLEPREVQQLRTPVEPPTPAVTGSGMFAWMRSNSGTTTATQSLSAPL, encoded by the exons ATGGCAATGCTGAACAGCCAACCCGCGCGATCAAGCCTACAGGTGGCCCCCTTGGCGATACAGAAAACCCGCAGCAATGGATCTAGTGTGGCCGACTCATCAGACCCATATTCGCAATCACAGATAACGCCGCCAGCGACCCCGAATGGATCCCAGGAGGACCTCTACACGCAGGCGCAGGAGCACGTTCAGATGGAAATCGAAATGGCCAACGAGCCGCCCGTCTTTCATAATTTTCTGAGGGCCTTTTATCCCTTCCAGCCAGAAAACATTGTGAACGACTCCACCGTCACCCTCCCGCTGAACGAGGGCGATGTTGTCCTGGTCCACTCGATTCACACCAACGGCTGGGCCGACGGCACTCTGCTGGTCAATGGCGCGAGAGGGTGGCTTCCTACCAATTACTGCGAGGCGTACGATCCTGACGAGATGAGGAGCTTGTTGAAGGCGCTGCTCAACTTTTGGGACATGATGCGGGCAACGTGTGGGAATGACAGCGAAATGTTTGGAAACCAGGAATTCATGAAGGGAATCATTGCCGGTGTTCGCTATTTATTG CGTACACACTGTCTGACAAGAGAATCACCCCTCGTGCAGCAATACGATGGGCTACGGCGAAACCGGAAGTCACTATTGTCAGAATTATCATGCCTGGTCAAAACAGCTAGGCGGCTGCATGATGCCCAGCGCATGGGCAacgtggaggaggtcaaCGAAGTGGTGGACGAAATGATTCTGCGTGCCTTCAAGATTGTCACCAAGGGAGTGAGGTTTTTGGACGTcttggaagaggagaggagaccGCTAGTGCCCACAATCGCAGCCATAACGGCAGCTGAGGACAACCAGGTtccaccaacgccaccaGCAGAGTCATCCAACTTTGCTGCCGGTTATGGCCCGGCAGCGGATGCAGGTTCCCGCGCCGAGGACGACGGGGAGACTGCCGAGAGGGCACAGTACGCGGCCAGCGACGTGGCACGAAGTCTGACCCCAGCCGAAAACCGTTTGTCTTCAGTTTGCACACAGAATACAAATGCCCGCCGTCTGTCTCAGGTCGGCCCACTCCAGATTCATCGCCCATCTTCCACCCTCTCTCATCGTCTCAGCATCGCAGGTCCCTCACCCCTGGCGCACTCGCAGAATCTAGTGTCGGAAAAGCTCAACGCCTGCCACGATATTTTCCTCTCGCACTTGGGCTCATTCATCGGGCGGCTACATCTCCAGTCGCAGTCGAGGCCCAGTCTTGCTCGTGCCGTCAAGCAGTCGGCAACATCGGGAGGGCagcttttggtggtggtggatgttgtCTGCACACACAACGCGGCAGTCATCGATGTGTTGGAGCAGTCTCGTGCGGCCATGTACGACCGTATCCAGGAGCTGGTGCACACGGCGCGCGATATACTCGCCAATGCCACATTGGACATGGAAGAAGACGTGATCGTCCCTCAGGATAATGGCCGGCTATTGGGCGCCGCAACGGGTTGCGTCAAAGCCACTGGCGAATGTGTGGCCAAGACAAAATGGGTGATCGAAAGAATCGGCGACTTCGAGTTCGAGTTTGACAATGGGAGTCTGGGCGTCAACTTTGACCTTTCGGCATTGACGCTGGTtcgggaggagaaggactcCAAGTACTGCCCATCCGAGTCGGCAAGTATCGCTGGATCAACCGTGTCCGAAACACCAACGGCGTCGACAGCAATTTCCGTCACATCTTCGGCTCCCGTTCCGTCTGTCGTGCTCTCGATCGACAAGCCACTTCCCGATGTTCCGCAGGTCACCTCGCCAATTACCGAGCAGCCAGTTTCGCATCCCTTGCCTTCAGACTCGCGACCACAATCACTCCCGATGCGTGACCGTGCCTCCAGTGTCGTCCAGACCGCGTCCTACAACCGTGCCGACCTCCCACCACTACCAAGAATATCAACCGCCTCTCTCCCAATGGATACCTATAGTCCCCTCGAGCCATCCAGCACGAATGGAAGCGATTTCCGCTCCTTCCGCTCGGAAAGCATGACCGCCTCGAGCTCGGGCTCGGGTAGCACATATCTCAGCCGGCATTCAGAGTCCAGCATTCTGTCGCAGACCTCGACGCGTGCCACCACACCCGACAGCACACAAGCTCCGAGGAACCAGCCGTCATTCTCCGATTTGAGCACGACCGAGACCACGAgccaggccgaggaggttgatgatgtcgagtcCAGACTGATTGAGAAGACGTTTGCCCACGAGCTGGTGTTCAACAAGGAGGGCCAGGTCACGGGTGGCTCGCTCCCCGCTCTGGTCGAGAGACTTACCACCCACGAGTCGACACCCGATGCCATGTTTGTCTCGACCTTTTATCTCACCTTTCGGCTCTTTTGCACTCCGACAGCGCTTACACAGGCTCTCGTTGAGCGTTTCGACTATGTCGGTGAAAGTAGCACCATTGCCGCCCCAGTGCGCTTGCGCACGTACAATGTCTTCAAGGGCTGGCTTGAATCACactggagggaggagacAGACCGTGAAGCCCTTGACTTGATCAAGGAATTCGCCCAAGTCAAACTAGCGGCCATTCTTCCCTCGGCCGCCAAGCGCCTCCTCGATCTTGCCGAGAAGGTGTCTGTCGTCGATGGTGCGCTGGTCCCTAGGTTCGTGTCATCCATGGGCAAATCAGGCGCCACGGGCACCCACTACATCCCCGCCGAGACACCGGTTCCTGCGCCTGCCATGACCAGAAGCCAGACCAATGCCCTGACTGCTTGGAAGGCCGGGGGCAGCTGCCCATCCATCTTGGACTTTGACCCTCTGGAGATTGCACGCCAGCTTACCATCAAGCAGATGTCTCTCTTCTGCTCGATCCTGCCGGAGGAGCTCTTGGGATCCAAATGGACCAAGCTTGCTGGAGTTGGTGCCCCCAACGTCAAGGCCATGTCGGCTTTTACCACAGGTCTCTCCAACCTGGTTGCCGACACCATCCTGCAGTACGACGAGGTCAAGAAACGGGCGTTGGTCATCAAGCACTGGATCAAGATTGCCAGCCAATGCTCCTCGCTGCATAACTACGACGCCCTGATGGCCATCACCTGCGCACTCACCGACACCAGCATCAAGCGCCTCAAGATGACATGGGACACTGTGAGCGTCAGGCGCAAGGAGATGCTCAAGTCGCTACAATCTACAGTGGACTTCAACCAGAACTACAAGGCCCTTCGCGCCCGGCTTCACGATCGTGTCCCTCCATGCTTGCCATTTCTGGGCATGTTCTTGACTGATCTCACCTTTGTCGATGTTGGCAATCCTGCTACCAAGACCAGCGATACTGGGCTGGTTGTCATCAACTTTGACAAGCACACCCGCACGGCCAAGAGCATCGGCGAGCTGCAGCGCTTCCAGATCCCCTACCGCCTGACTGAGGTGGCCGACCTGCAAGAATGGCTGTCCAGCCAGATCGACCGAGTCCGCGAAAAGGACAAGGCGGGTGCCAACACGCAGGCTTCCCACTATCGCAAGAGTCTTCTTCTCGAGCCGCGCGAAGTGCAACAACTCCGAACCCCCGTCGAACCACCCACTCCGGCTGTCACAGGCAGCGGCATGTTTGCTTGGATGCGTAGCAATAGTGGTACTACCACCGCCACCCAAAGCTTATCGGCGCCTCTTTAA